A genome region from Carya illinoinensis cultivar Pawnee chromosome 2, C.illinoinensisPawnee_v1, whole genome shotgun sequence includes the following:
- the LOC122300288 gene encoding disease resistance protein RPM1-like → MAAESLVTFLLDKLASFVENEILRGDRAEAVFLRGELERMRAFLKIADALEESDEELKVWLKQVREIVYETEDALDEYRLIQAHQCHGSGLYGCLHKFSCCIKSMKARSRIISELHSINSRIKNISEVHERLLPKFTRAEQGSGSTCAGNTCEYRRGDALLLDKTDLVGIDERKQQLVEWLVKGGYGREVVSVAAMGGMGKTTLAKQVYDDPEVKKHFKRRAWITVSQSFEMEELLRDMIRQIFSVVSRPVPEGLDSMNKDRLRRTVKDLLQKRRYLIVLDDVWRLCAWDALKHAMPNNNCGSRVILTTRNTDVASSSGVESVGKVYNLKPLSPEESWQLFSRKTFQGNECPIYLKEICQSTLRKCEGLPLAIVAISGVLATKNKRRIDEWDMVGRSLGAEIDGNDKLQDLKKVLSLSFNDLPPYLRSCFLYLSIFPEDYYIEQMRVIRLWIAEGFIEAREGKTLEEVAEDYLNELLNRGLLQVAATTTDGRVKLYRVHDLLREIIVSKARDQNFTFIAKDQNMTRPDKVRRLSIHNSLQNLQENRSVSRLRSLFIFRVVEKLYIQGLFPGGFKLLNVLDLQNARLNKFPIDVVNLYYLKYLSLRRTKVKTIPKLIGKLQNLETLDLKHSRVTELPVEILKLQRLRHLLVYHFEHESYEYFHSRYGFKVQGNIGALRSLQKLCFIEADEGGDTLMLELGKLYQLRRLGIVKLRKEDGKSLCSSLTKLTNLRALSLTSIEEEEILDLQHLSSPPPLIQRVYLRGRLEALPHWIPSLHGLVRLSLKWSRLMDDPLVLLQKLPNLVHLELLQAFGGDTLYFRTGGFKKLKVLGLDEFSELRCMQVEAGAMPCVEKLIIQRCELLKRVPIGIEYLTNLKVLEFFDMPEEFIQTLRPDEKQSDYWKVSHIPEVYSTYWREGGWEVNPLDLGDGEHFPRPGTITMRDEELQSRWK, encoded by the coding sequence atggcaGCAGAGTCTCTAGTGACCTTTCTGCTTGACAAGCTTGCTAGCTTTGTTGAAAATGAAATCTTGAGGGGGGATCGGGCAGAAGCTGTGTTTCTGAGAGGAGAATTAGAGCGCATGAGGGCTTTCCTGAAGATTGCAGATGCGTTGGAAGAAAGTGATGAGGAACTCAAAGTGTGGCTCAAGCAAGTAAGAGAGATTGTTTATGAAACAGAAGATGCCCTTGATGAATACAGACTTATTCAAGCTCATCAATGTCATGGGTCTGGACTCTATGGTTGTCTCCACAAATTTTCATGTTGTATCAAAAGCATGAAGGCTCGTTCTCGTATTATTTCAGAATTACATAGCATCAACTCCAGAATCAAAAATATTTCCGAGGTTCATGAGAGGCTGCTTCCCAAATTCACTAGAGCCGAACAAGGTTCAGGCAGCACATGTGCAGGAAATACATGCGAGTATCGTCGAGGGGATGCTCTTCTTCTCGACAAGACTGATTTAGTAGGGATAGATGAGCGTAAGCAGCAGCTGGTGGAGTGGCTGGTAAAGGGTGGTTATGGACGTGAAGTGGTTTCTGTGGCAGCAATGGGTGGAATGGGGAAAACTACCTTGGCAAAGCAAGTATATGATGATCCAGAAGTGAAGAAACACTTCAAAAGACGTGCATGGATCACTGTTTCTCAATCTTTCGAGATGGAAGAACTCCTTAGAGACATGATCCGTCAAATCTTCAGTGTAGTCAGCAGACCAGTTCCAGAAGGTTTAGACAGCATGAACAAAGACCGGCTGAGAAGAACAGTCAAGGATTTGCTCCAGAAAAGGAGGTACTTGATTGTTTTGGACGATGTATGGCGCTTGTGTGCATGGGATGCTCTCAAACATGCCATGCCTAACAATAACTGTGGCAGCCGGGTAATCCTCACCACACGTAATACTGATGTGGCCTCCTCCTCTGGGGTCGAATCCGTAGGTAAGGTCTATAACTTGAAGCCCTTAAGCCCAGAAGAATCTTGGCAACTTTTCAGCAGGAAGACCTTTCAAGGGAATGAATGCCCTATTTATCTCAAGGAAATCTGTCAATCTACTTTAAGAAAGTGCGAGGGACTTCCCCTTGCAATTGTGGCAATCAGTGGCGTTTTGGCTACAAAAAACAAGCGCAGGATTGATGAGTGGGATATGGTTGGCCGCAGTCTTGGGGCTGAAATTGATGGAAATGATAAACTACAGGATCTGAAGAAAGTACTTTCACTCAGTTTCAATGATTTGCCACCCTACCTAAGATCTTGTTTTCTATACTTGAGCATATTTCCAGAGGACTATTATATTGAGCAAATGAGAGTAATACGATTATGGATAGCAGAGGGATTCATTGAAGCCAGAGAAGGGAAAACACTGGAAGAAGTTGCAGAGGACTACCTCAATGAACTGTTGAATAGAGGCCTACTTCAAGTGGCAGCCACAACCACCGACGGAAGGGTCAAACTGTATCGCGTCCATGACCTGCTGCGGGAGATCATTGTGTCAAAGGCTAGAGATCAGAACTTCACCTTCATAGCTAAGGACCAGAACATGACAAGACCTGATAAGGTTAGACGCCTTTCTATACATAATTCATTGCAAAATCTACAAGAAAACAGGTCTGTTTCTCGTCTACGTTCTTTGTTCATCTTTCGGGTGGTAGAAAAGCTGTACATACAAGGATTGTTTCCTGGAGGTTTTAAGCTGCTAAATGTGTTGGATTTGCAAAATGCACGTTTAAACAAGTTTCCAATTGATGTTGTCAACCTCTACTACTTGAAATATCTAAGCTTGAGACGTACCAAGGTTAAAaccattccaaaactcatagggAAGCTCCAGAACCTAGAGACTTTGGATCTTAAACATTCTCGAGTCACTGAATTGCCTGTTGAGATCTTGAAGCTCCAACGACTGCGGCATCTCCTTGTATATCATTTTGAACATGAATCTTATGAATATTTTCACTCGAGATATGGTTTTAAGGTCCAAGGAAATATTGGGGCTCTGAGATCCCTACAGAAGCTGTGTTTCATAGAAGCAGACGAAGGCGGTGACACTTTAATGCTAGAGCTGGGGAAACTGTATCAACTAAGGAGGCTAGGCATTGTAAAGCTGAGAAAAGAAGACGGGAAGTCTCTGTGTTCATCCCTTACAAAGCTGACTAACCTGCGTGCACTGTCTTTAACTTCAATAGAGGAGGAAGAGATTCTTGATTTGCAGCACCTTTCTTCTCCACCTCCATTGATTCAGCGGGTCTATTTGCGAGGACGTTTGGAAGCATTACCTCACTGGATTCCATCACTCCATGGTCTGGTCAGATTGTCCTTGAAATGGAGTAGATTAATGGATGATCCACTTGTGCTCCTGCAAAAATTACCCAATCTGGTTCACCTCGAATTACTTCAAGCTTTTGGGGGAGACACACTGTATTTTAGGACTGGTGGGTTCAAGAAGCTCAAGGTTTTAGGCCTTGATGAATTCAGTGAACTTAGATGCATGCAAGTGGAGGCCGGAGCAATGCCTTGTGTTGAAAAGCTAATTATCCAGCGGTGTGAATTGCTGAAGAGGGTGCCAATAGGCATTGAATATCTCACCAACTTGAAAGTTCTTGAATTTTTTGACATGCCTGAAGAATTCATACAGACACTTCGCCCAGATGAAAAACAAAGTGATTATTGGAAAGTTTCTCACATCCCAGAAGTCTATTCTACCTACTGGAGAGAAGGTGGATGGGAGGTCAATCCTTTGGATCTGGGTGATGGAGAACATTTCCCCCGGCCCGGTACTATCACTATGAGGGACGAGGAACTTCAATCACGTTGGAAGTGA
- the LOC122301777 gene encoding uncharacterized protein LOC122301777, giving the protein MSIRSISSIFYEKFLTEQYTWRPKVDELTFDSIDHSSAAWLERPFDENEVLGVLKAKRLSEVLGKIILKSQNTFVKGRQIIDSVLIANECLESRVRSGIPARFSVLVNGTPESFFNNSQGLRQRDPLSLLLFILVIDVLSRMLRRAVEGGFLFGFTMGGSTHGSLTVSYLLFADDTLIFCDLDQEQFYSLRALLLCFEIVLGLKVNLSKSEVILVGSVNNVSMVAAILGCKVSSLPMKYLGLPLGVPHKSKTVWEGII; this is encoded by the exons ATGTCAATAAGGAGCATATCGTCCAttttttatgagaagtttttGACAGAGCAATACACTTGGAGGCCCAAGGTTGACGAACTAACCTTTGATTCCATTGACCACTCAAGCGCggcttggttggagaggccttttgatgAAAACGAGGTTCTTGGAGTGTTAAAAG CGAAGCGGTTGAGCGAAGTCTTGGGGAAGATCATCTTGAAGTCCCAAAATACTTTTGTGAAAGGAAGGCAAATTATTGACTCAGTCCTCATCGCCAACGAGTGCCTGGAGAGTAGAGTCCGATCTGGCATTCCAG CTAGATTCTCTGTTTTGGTCAATGGCACTCCTGAAAGCTTTTTCAACAATTCTCAGGGTTTGAGACAAAGGGATCCTCTCTCCctgcttttatttattcttgtcATAGATGTGTTGAGTAGGATGCTAAGAAGGGCGGTGGAAGGAGGTTTTCTCTTTGGTTTCACGATGGGCGGTTCCACACATGGCAGCTTGACAGTCTCCTACCTTCTCTTCGCTGACGATACATTGATTTTCTGTGACCTAGACCAGGAACAATTCTACTCTTTACGAGcacttcttctttgttttgaaattgTATTAGGCCTTAAGGTGAATTTATCCAAGTCGGAAGTAATCCTCGTTGGCTCGGTCAACAACGTAAGTATGGTGGCAGCCATCCTGGGTTGCAAGGTTTCATCCttgcctatgaagtatcttggactCCCCTTGGGCGTCCCTCATAAATCTAAGACAGTGTGGGAAGGGATTATCTAG
- the LOC122300289 gene encoding non-lysosomal glucosylceramidase-like isoform X3 — MDGYFPIFLNAEKAPIDPFTRESCKPSASQGVPLGGMGSGSISRGFRGDFRQWQIVPGICEPSPVMENQFSIFISRDGGNKKIASVLAPGQHERLGKAGDQGISSWGWNLNGQHSTYHALFPRAWTIYDGEPDPELKISCRQISPFIPHNYGDSSLPTAVFVYTLVNTGRERAKVSLLFTWANSIGGISHFSGDHVNEPFIGKDGVSGVLLHHKTARGNPPVTFAIAACESQNVSVTVLPSFGLSEGSRITAKDMWGGMVEDGQFDRANFGTGPSIPSSPGETVCAAVSASTWVEAHGKCTVAFALAWSSPKVKFLKGSSYHRRYTKFYGTSERAAVDLVHDALTNYKRWEEEIENWQSPILNDERLPEWYKFTLFNELYFLVAGGTVWIESPLSTPNMRNDHHQLVEVENADVKVTETEADCRQDSIKNDDVGRFLYLEGVEYIMWCTYDVHFYASFALLELFPKIELNIQRDFAKAVLSEDVRKVKFLAEGKCGIRKVRGAVPHDLGTHDPWNELNAYNIHDSSKWKDLNPKFVLQVYRDFAATRDMSFGVDVWPAVRAAMEYMEQFDRDDDGLIENDGFPDQTYDTWTVHGVSAYCGCLWLAALQAAAAMAVEIGDSSFAERCKSKFLKAKPSFEKKLWNGSYFNYDSGSSSNSKSIQADQLAGQWYTASSGLPSLFDGFKIRNALQKIYDFNVMKVKGGRMGAVNGMHPSGKVDESCMQSREIWSGITYAVAATMILTGMEEEAFKTAEGIFIAGWSEDGYGYWFQTPEGWTIDGHFRSLMYMRPLAIWGMQHALSLSLPKAIPEGPKINIKDGIHISPGRFRSSHNETGIRKIATKAKCFQNSVFRCSC, encoded by the exons ATTTTTATATCAAGAGATGgtggaaacaaaaaaattgcATCTGTTTTGGCTCCAGGCCAACATGAAAGGCTGGG GAAAGCTGGCGATCAGGGTATATCGTCATGGGGCTGGAATTTGAATGGTCAGCATTCTACATACCATGCTTTGTTTCCTAGAGCATGGACAATATATGATG GTGAACCAGACCCAGAACTGAAAATATCTTGTCGACAAATATCACCATTCATACCACATAATTACGGGGATAGCAGTCTTCCTACTGCTGTTTTTGTTTACACG TTGGTTAACACTGGTCGAGAAAGGGCTAAAGTCAGCCTTCTATTTACATGGGCG AATTCAATTGGTGGAATCTCCCATTTCTCGGGAGATCATGTGAATGAACCATTTAT AGGCAAAGATGGAGTCTCTGGCGTACTTCTACATCACAA GACTGCAAGAGGGAATCCTCCTGTTACTTTTGCAATAGCTGCCTGTGAATCTCAGAATGTGAGTGTGACTGTTCTTCCATCTTTTGGGCTGTCTGAAGGAAGTCGCATTACTGCAAAGGACATGTGGGGTGGAATGGTTGAG GATGGGCAGTTTGATCGAGCAAACTTTGGTACTGGACCAAGCATTCCCTCCTCACCTGGAGAGACAGTATGTGCTGCAGTTTCAGCCTCAACATGGGTGGAAGCTCATGGGAAGTGCACTGTCGCATTTGCTCTTGCATGGTCATCTCCAAAAGTAAAATTCTTGAAGGGCAGCTCATATCATAG GAGGTACACAAAATTTTATGGCACATCTGAAAGAGCTGCTGTGGACTTGGTGCATGATGCACTAACTA ATTATAAGCGGTGGGAAGAAGAGATAGAGAATTGGCAAAGTCCTATCCTGAATGATGAAAGGCTACCAGAATG GTACAAATTCACATTATTTAATGAGCTGTACTTTTTAGTTGCTGGTGGAACAGTTTGGATTG AATCTCCGTTGTCAACTCCAAACATGAGAAATGATCACCATCAATTAGTAGAAGTGGAAAATGCAGATGTCAAAGTAACTGAAACCGAGGCGGACTGCAGACAAGACTCAATTAAAAATGATGATGTTGGAAGGTTTCTGTACTTGGAAGGAGTGGAGTACATCATGTGGTGCACATATGATGTTCACTTCTATGCTTCATTTGCACTTCTTGAGCTGTTTCCCAAGATTGAACTCAACATTCAGCGCGATTTTGCGAAGGCTGTCTTATCTGAGGATGTTAGGAAAGTAAAGTTTCTGGCAGAGGGCAAATGTGGAATACGTAAGGTTAGAGGAGCGGTTCCTCATGATCTAGGAACACATGATCCATGGAATGAACTGAATGCATATAATATTCATGATTCAAGCAAATGGAAGGATCTGAACCCGAAGTTTGTGCTTCAAGTGTATAGAGACTTCGCTGCAACAAGGGATATGTCATTTGGAGTTGATGTTTGGCCAGCAGTTCGTGCTGCCATGGAATACATGGAACAGTTTGATCGGGATGATGATGGCCTCATTGAGAATGATGGGTTCCCAGATCAAACATATGATACATGGACAGTTCATGGTGTAAGTGCTTACTGTGGGTGCCTGTGGCTTGCCGCACTCCAAGCTGCAGCTGCAATGGCTGTTGAAATTGGGGACAGCAGTTTTGCTGAAAGGTGCAAAAGCAAATTTTTGAAAGCCAAACCatcttttgagaaaaaattatgGAATGGTTCTTATTTTAACTATGACAGTGGGTCAAGTAGCAACAGTAAATCCATACAAGCAGATCAACTGGCAGGGCAATGGTATACAGCATCCTCAGGGCTGCCTTCACTTTTTGATGGCTTTAAAATCAGAAATGCCCTTCAGAAAATCTATGATTTCAATGTAATGAAAGTTAAAGGAGGCAGAATGGGTGCTGTAAATGGGATGCATCCCAGTGGAAAAGTAGATGAGTCTTGCATGCAATCACGTGAAATATGGTCTGGTATAACCTATGCTGTGGCAGCTACAATGATCCTCACTGGAATGGAGGAGGAGGCATTTAAAACTGCTGAAGGTATTTTTATTGCAGGCTGGTCGGAAGATGGATATGG ATATTGGTTCCAGACTCCAGAGGGGTGGACAATTGACGGACATTTTCGATCTCTCATGTATATGAGGCCACTCGCAATTTGGGGTATGCAGCATGCATTATCATTGTCACTGCCCAAGGCAATTCCTGAGGGCCCTAAGATCAATATAAAGGACGGAATCCACATATCTCCTGGTAGGTTTAGATCCTCTCACAATGAAACAGGCATTAGAAAGATTGCCACGAAAGCAAAGTGCTTCCAAAATTCTGTGTTTCGCTGCAGTTGCTGA